One stretch of Amycolatopsis sp. 195334CR DNA includes these proteins:
- a CDS encoding helix-turn-helix domain-containing protein codes for MTRAREVEVEQRQLSPDRPRLLASWQRSERYGVSLDEVKPVFTGSVDTGSLLYECGYEVLSGLQATLANEPVSLMITDSAGLVLARLCNDNSINRSLDRVHLAPGFYFAERNAGTNGLGLALADRAPSLVKAEEHYCTGLRGYTCAAVPVLDPLTGDLAGSVNLTTWSNSSSDLLLALAQAAAGNTTALMLARSAGRRMRPTPRGEVFHVYADRFPQADGGRLWRDAVAEAHTALAAGRVVAVVGEPGAGKTALASMAHRRARPRERVLSARPPAPDDVHAWLTLWTPELAKDDTCVIVSGVDGLPAWAAEELAKQFTSVRHDGARPQPFVLTAEDFGALPGPLGALVDTVVEAPPLRHRPDDILPLARHFAERERGRPISFTAAASQALTEFHWPENVKQLKRVVRTAAARADVVDQRHLPAELFSSGAHRLSRLQALERDEIVRCLTEPGATVVRAAAELGMSRATVYRKMAQYEIKVPGR; via the coding sequence ATGACGCGTGCACGGGAGGTCGAAGTGGAGCAACGGCAACTTTCGCCGGACCGGCCGCGGCTGCTGGCGTCCTGGCAGCGCAGCGAGCGCTACGGCGTGTCACTGGACGAGGTCAAGCCGGTGTTCACCGGCTCGGTCGACACCGGTTCGCTGCTCTACGAATGCGGGTACGAGGTGCTCAGCGGGCTCCAGGCGACGCTGGCGAACGAACCGGTCAGCCTGATGATCACCGACAGCGCCGGGCTGGTGCTGGCCCGGCTGTGCAACGACAACTCGATCAACCGTTCACTCGATCGGGTGCACCTGGCGCCGGGTTTCTACTTCGCCGAGCGCAACGCGGGCACCAACGGGCTCGGGCTGGCGCTCGCCGATCGCGCTCCGTCACTGGTCAAGGCCGAGGAGCACTACTGCACCGGGTTGCGCGGGTACACCTGCGCGGCGGTGCCGGTGCTCGACCCGCTCACCGGTGACCTCGCCGGCAGCGTCAACCTGACCACCTGGTCGAACTCGTCCTCGGACCTGCTGCTCGCGCTGGCGCAGGCCGCCGCGGGCAACACCACCGCGCTGATGCTGGCCCGCTCGGCCGGGCGCCGGATGCGGCCGACCCCGCGCGGTGAGGTGTTCCACGTCTACGCCGACCGGTTCCCGCAGGCCGACGGCGGACGGCTGTGGCGCGACGCGGTCGCCGAGGCGCACACCGCGCTCGCGGCCGGGCGGGTGGTCGCGGTGGTCGGCGAGCCGGGGGCCGGGAAGACCGCGCTCGCTTCGATGGCCCACCGGCGGGCGCGCCCGCGTGAACGCGTGCTCAGCGCGCGGCCACCGGCACCCGACGACGTGCACGCCTGGCTGACGCTGTGGACGCCGGAGCTGGCGAAGGACGACACCTGCGTGATCGTTTCCGGGGTGGACGGACTGCCCGCGTGGGCCGCCGAGGAGCTGGCCAAGCAGTTCACCTCGGTCCGGCACGACGGGGCCCGGCCGCAGCCGTTCGTGCTGACCGCCGAGGACTTCGGCGCGCTGCCCGGTCCGCTCGGCGCTTTGGTCGACACCGTGGTCGAGGCACCCCCGCTGCGGCACCGCCCCGACGACATCCTGCCGCTGGCCAGGCACTTCGCCGAACGCGAGCGCGGACGGCCGATCAGCTTCACCGCCGCCGCGTCGCAGGCGCTGACCGAGTTCCACTGGCCGGAGAACGTCAAGCAGCTCAAGCGCGTGGTCCGCACCGCCGCGGCCCGCGCGGACGTGGTCGACCAGCGGCACCTGCCCGCCGAGCTGTTCAGTTCCGGCGCCCACCGGCTGAGCCGGCTGCAGGCGCTCGAACGCGACGAGATCGTGCGCTGCCTGACCGAACCGGGCGCCACCGTGGTGCGCGCGGCGGCCGAGCTGGGCATGAGCCGGGCGACGGTCTACCGCAAGATGGCGCAGTACGAGATCAAGGTGCCCGGCCGGTGA
- a CDS encoding amidohydrolase family protein — protein MYSKDGEHYFIVDAHIALWDARPENQLNVHGKQFIDCFYDYHRNLSPESELWPYEEYLYYGGERLMKDLFEDGYVDHAIFQPARLGAFYKNGFGQTEEAFALASQHPDKLTYNHCYDPRYEQAGLEQLRRDADRFGLKGVKLYTAEWKGDSRGYKLDDPWSYRYLEACRELGIRNIHIHKGPTIRPLDRDAFDVADVDHAATDFTDLNFVVEHCGLPRLEDFCWIATQEPNVHAGLAVAMPFIHTRPRYFAQIIGELLYWLGEDRIQFSSDYALWTPRWLVERFVDFQIPADMTEYAPITVAQKKKVLGLNAAAMYGIEVPAGLGLETPVGV, from the coding sequence ATGTACAGCAAGGACGGCGAGCACTACTTCATCGTCGACGCGCACATCGCGCTCTGGGACGCCCGCCCGGAGAACCAGCTCAACGTGCACGGCAAGCAGTTCATCGACTGCTTCTACGACTACCACCGGAACCTGAGCCCGGAGTCGGAGCTGTGGCCGTACGAGGAGTACCTCTACTACGGCGGCGAGCGGCTGATGAAGGACCTGTTCGAGGACGGGTACGTCGATCACGCGATCTTCCAGCCCGCGCGCCTCGGCGCCTTCTACAAGAACGGGTTCGGCCAGACCGAGGAGGCCTTCGCGCTGGCTAGCCAGCACCCGGACAAGCTGACCTACAACCACTGCTACGACCCGCGTTACGAGCAGGCAGGCCTGGAGCAGTTGCGCCGCGACGCCGACCGGTTCGGGCTCAAGGGGGTCAAGCTCTACACCGCCGAGTGGAAGGGCGACTCCCGCGGGTACAAGCTCGACGACCCGTGGAGCTACCGCTACCTGGAGGCGTGCCGGGAACTCGGCATCCGGAACATCCACATCCACAAGGGGCCGACCATCCGCCCGCTGGACCGCGACGCCTTCGACGTGGCCGACGTGGACCACGCCGCCACCGACTTCACCGACCTGAACTTCGTGGTCGAGCACTGCGGCCTGCCCCGGCTGGAGGACTTCTGCTGGATCGCCACGCAGGAGCCGAACGTGCACGCCGGGCTGGCCGTGGCGATGCCGTTCATCCACACCCGGCCGCGGTACTTCGCGCAGATCATCGGCGAACTGCTGTACTGGCTCGGCGAGGACCGGATCCAGTTCTCCAGCGACTACGCGCTGTGGACGCCGCGCTGGCTGGTCGAGCGGTTCGTCGACTTCCAGATCCCGGCCGACATGACCGAGTACGCGCCGATCACCGTGGCGCAGAAGAAGAAGGTGCTCGGACTGAACGCCGCCGCGATGTACGGCATCGAGGTACCGGCGGGGCTGGGCCTGGAAACCCCGGTGGGGGTGTGA